One window from the genome of Cryptomeria japonica chromosome 6, Sugi_1.0, whole genome shotgun sequence encodes:
- the LOC131052814 gene encoding cytochrome P450 750A1-like: MEPLICFQNLAVTIGLGIFFFSCFLYNLRRDGSRLKLPPGPRPWPIIGSLHLLGTLPHQSLAALAKRYGSIVFLRLGSVPTVVISSPAMAKEFLKTHDLVFATRPNCAFGKYVSYDHKDVAYSPYGVYWRQIRKLCTVELLTMKRINSFRFVREEELSAMIGSIWEESGAGAKCVDVKKRLSSLTQNITCRIFASRTYSDNELSEGHGFKQMIDEIFAVAGAFNVSDFIPYLDWLDLQGIRRRMQAVHKTFDGFAEKVIDQHIGCRLGEGKLKDEDRVKDMVDVLLDMDEKEGQTISRVDIKAIIFDMLAAGIETSSTTVEWAMSELLRNPAMLALAQQEIESVVGTDRKVNESDVRNFDYLQCVVKETFRLHPPFPLLLPHESMEGCRLGGYFIPPKTRLYVNVWAMGRDENVWKDAHLFKPERFMGCNKDVRGQDFDLLPFGTGRRGCPGVSMGLSVVELTLAQLLHCFDWTVEGEVDVAEVFGLTVPRKNPLFARPSRRLTGEYPIQESAVR, from the exons ATGGAACCACTGATTTGCTTCCAGAATTTGGCCGTGACTATTGGACTtgggattttcttcttctcctGCTTCCTCTATAATCTCAGGAGGGATGGCAGTAGACTGAAACTGCCTCCAGGACCACGTCCATGGCCTATCATAGGAAGTCTCCATCTCTTGGGAACCCTTCCTCACCAGTCTCTCGCGGCGCTGGCAAAGAGATACGGATCCATTGTGTTCCTTCGCCTGGGATCCGTCCCCACTGTTGTGATCTCTTCTCCTGCTATGGCAAAAGAGTTCCTCAAAACGCATGATTTGGTTTTTGCAACCAGACCAAACTGCGCATTCGGGAAATACGTAAGCTATGACCATAAAGACGTGGCGTATAGCCCCTATGGAGTGTACTGGAGGCAGATAAGAAAGCTGTGCACAGTGGAGCTGCTTACAATGAAGAGAATCAATTCTTTCAGATTCGTGAGAGAGGAAGAGCTGTCCGCCATGATCGGTTCCATCTGGGAGGAAAGCGGGGCAGGAGCGAAGTGTGTGGATGTGAAGAAGAGGCTCTCTTCTCTCACTCAAAATATTACTTGCAGAATATTTGCCAGCAGAACGTATTCCGACAACGAATTGAGCGAAGGGCATGGCTTCAAACAAATGATTGACGAGATATTTGCTGTGGCAGGTGCATTCAATGTTAGCGATTTCATTCCTTACCTTGACTGGCTCGACTTGCAAGGAATTCGTCGTCGCATGCAGGCCGTTCACAAAACATTCGATGGATTTGCTGAGAAAGTAATCGACCAACATATTGGTTGTAGATTGGGAGAAGGAAAACTGAAGGATGAAGATCGCGTTAAAGATATGGTAGACGTGTTGCTCGACATGGACGAGAAGGAGGGCCAAACAATTTCTCGAGTCGACATCAAAGCAATCATCTTT GACATGTTGGCTGCGGGAATCGAAACATCGTCGACAACAGTAGAATGGGCAATGAGTGAGCTGCTAAGGAATCCTGCAATGCTGGCACTGGCACAGCAAGAGATCGAGTCAGTAGTGGGTACAGATCGGAAAGTAAATGAGAGCGACGTCAGAAACTTCGACTACTTGCAGTGCGTCGTGAAAGAAACCTTTCGACTTCATCCGCCATTTCCTCTGCTCCTTCCCCACGAGTCGATGGAAGGGTGCAGGTTGGGGGGATATTTCATTCCGCCAAAGACACGGCTATATGTGAATGTGTGGGCGATGGGAAGGGATGAAAACGTTTGGAAAGATGCTCATCTGTTCAAGCCCGAGCGGTTCATGGGGTGTAATAAGGATGTGAGAGGTCAGGACTTCGATTTGCTGCCGTTCGGAACAGGAAGAAGAGGATGCCCTGGAGTTTCCATGGGTCTTTCTGTTGTGGAATTGACACTTGCTCAGCTTCTTCACTGCTTTGATTGGACTGTGGAGGGCGAGGTCGATGTGGCGGAAGTGTTCGGATTAACTGTTCCCAGAAAAAATCCACTGTTTGCCCGCCCTTCGAGGAGGCTAACAGGTGAATACCCTATTCAAGAGAGCGCTGTCCGATAG